From a region of the Leucoraja erinacea ecotype New England unplaced genomic scaffold, Leri_hhj_1 Leri_223S, whole genome shotgun sequence genome:
- the LOC129716375 gene encoding NACHT, LRR and PYD domains-containing protein 3-like isoform X2 encodes MAESADGGGNAVTSTSNKDKGGELTLMQEVCKRNLPVGSAKEDDQDTGITTSKQARIEGSDPMEYDPAAGTKEQSLTRDTGTGLSVVIPHVRGTLSQEPSTLDQGTDPKSTNSEFLTQWDDYQKRLQQVIEEGVERLGFMLRQEARFIGQEREEITELAEKGNQTTHSTALFLSPVMEKDSQSRMVMGESFVKMRNELAKLDKMLKEIQELDVLQKHKEFLRVETKTLRVNTLLKKGNANDFQLVDRYVELTIISTVRDWGVVEHELLARGREHEKWREKHLQGELEKIRTDQLVQSSFSQNKLKTGNSTVVTGVAGIGKTTMVQKIVYDWATEKIYQHFQFVFIFKFRDLNSISCRINLNKLILDQYPYFRNLLEEVWKKPERLLFIFDGLDEFKGRIDFADNQRDTVETQHICTDPEWRCEVSDIVYGLIQHKLLTGCSVLVTTRPTTLHSLEKAEIGVWAEILGFVGKERKEYFNKFFEDQLVAATVFKHVVKNEILHTMSYNPSYCCILGLVLGPFFAQRHGDLLQFPKTITELYSHYIYNILKNHGCENESPREVLLRIGQMAFTGVSEKNIVFTDGDLIKYDLQPSQFLSGFPMELLEREDSARSGAYTFPHLTIQEFVAALAQFLTPDPGDIVKILTEAHSKEDGRFEVFLRFVAGLSSPGSSRRLEEFLGPFPHQTTVQVIDWVKEEVKKQIGNAWSQTGKRSFLNTLPFLFECQNSSLAQDTLGSIQTLSLIGIRLTLIDCAVLSRAIGLCDTIKHLNLWGCHIQCEGLQQLGPGLHKCQDLRLENNALGDSGVKLLSVALRHPDCKIQKLGLRDIGLTDFCTNYLISALSTNQSLTNLDLGKNSLTDQSVPGLCYLTRMLPSLTWIGLWENKFSQGGENQLKSLQGTRPGLSVSL; translated from the exons ATGGCTGAGAGTGCAGACGGCGGAGGGAATGCAGTGACCTCAACGTCAAACAAAGACAAAG GTGGGGAATTAACTCTGATGCAGGAAGTTTGCAAGCGAAATTTGCCAGTCGGCTCAGCAAAGGAAGATGATCAGGACACTGGTATCACAACATCAAAACAGGCTCGGATTGAAGGCAGCGATCCCATGGAATATGATCCGGCCGCGGGTACCAAGGAACAAAGTCTGACCAGAGACACTGGAACTGGCCTAAGTGTGGTGATTCCTCACGTCAGAGGTACATTAAGTCAGGAACCATCAACTCTTGACCAAGGAACCG ATCCAAAGTCTACAAACTCTGAGTTCTTGACACAGTGGGACGATTATCAGAAGAGACTGCAGCAGGTCATTGAAGAAGGGGTTGAAAGACTCGGCTTCATGTTGAGACAGGAGGCACGTTTCATTGGACAAGAACGTGAG GAAATCACAGAACTTGCTGAGAAGGGAAACCAGACGACACACAGTACTGCTCTCTTCCTTAGTCCGGTGATGGAGAAAGACTCCCAGTCTCGGATGGTGATGGGGGAATCCTTTGTGAAAATGCGTAATGAATTGGCAAAATTGGACAAAATGCTGAAAGAAATCCAGGAGCTTG ATGTTCTGCAAAAACACAAGGAGTTTCTGCGGGTAGAGACCAAAACACTGAGAGTGAACACGCTCCTCAAGAAAGGGAATGCTAATGATTTCCAGCTGGTTGATCGATACGTTGAGCTCACGATCATTTCTACTGTTCGAGATTGGGGAGTGGTGGAACATGAGCTGCTGGCAAGAGGCCGAGAACATGaaaagtggagagagaaacaccTCCAGGGAGAGCTGGAAAAAATCCGGACTGATCAATTGGTCCAGAGCAGCTTCTCTCAGAACAAATTAAAAACTGGGAACTCGACAGTGGTGACTGGAGTTGCGGGGATTGGTAAAACAACAATGGTGCAAAAGATTGTTTATGACTGGGCCACAGAGAAAATATACCAACACTTTCAGTTTGTCTTCATTTTCAAATTCAGAGATTTAAATTCCATTAGCTGTCGAATAAACCTGAACAAACTGATTCTGGATCAATATCCTTACTTTAGGAATCTCCTGGAAGAGGTCTGGAAGAAGCCAGAGAGACTGCTGTTTATATTTGATGGTTTGGATGAATTTAAGGGCAGAATCGATTTTGCTGACAACCAGAGAGACACAGTAGAAACTCAGCACATATGCACAGATCCTGAGTGGCGGTGTGAAGTGTCTGACATTGTGTATGGTTTAATCCAGCACAAGCTCCTCACAGGCTGTTCAGTGCTAGTGACCACCCGCCCCACTACGTTACATTCATTGGAAAAGGCGGAGATCGGTGTCTGGGCTGAAATCCTGGGATTTGTTGGAAAGGAACGAAAGGAATATTTCAACAAGTTTTTTGAAGATCAGTTGGTGGCAGCAACTGTTTTCAAACACGTGGTGAAGAACGAGATTCTGCACACCATGAGCTACAACCCCTCATACTGTTGCATCCTTGGCCTTGTACTGGGCCCCTTCTTCGCGCAAAGACACGGGGACCTGCTGCAATTTCCCAAGACCATCACCGAACTATATTCCCACTACATTTACAACATCCTGAAAAACCACGGTTGTGAAAATGAGAGCCCCCGCGAGGTGCTACTGAGGATTGGTCAGATGGCCTTCACAGGAGTGTCCGAGAAGAACATTGTGTTCACAGATGGAGATTTGATCAAGTACGATCTCCAGCCTTCCCAGTTCCTCTCCGGTTTCCCGATGGAActtttggagagagaggattcTGCCCGGAGTGGGGCATACACATTTCCTCACCTCACTATCCAAGAGTTTGTAGCTGCACTTGCACAATTCCTGACTCCAGATCCTGGAGATATCGTGAAAATCCTCACTGAAGCCCATAGCAAGGAAGATGGGCGATTTGAGGTATTTCTCCGTTTTGTTGCTGGTCTCTCCTCACCAGGGTCATCTCGGCGACTGGAGGAGTTTCTGGGCCCATTTCCTCATCAAACTACAGTCCAAGTGATTGACTGGGTGAAGGAGGAGGTTAAAAAGCAGATTGGAAATGCATGGAGTCAAACTGGTAAAAGGAGTTTCCTAAATACATTGCCCTTCCTTTTTGAGTGTCAAAATAGTAGCCTTGCGCAGGACACACTGGGATCCATTCAAACACTGTCATTAATTGGAATACGACTAACCCTGATTGACTGCGCCGTGCTGTCTCGTGCGATTGGCCTCTGTGACACAATAAAACATCTCAATTTGTGGGGCTGCCACATTCAGTGTGAAGGACTCCAGCAACTGGGACCCGGGCTGCACAAATGTCAGGATTTGAG ACTGGAGAACAATGCATTGGGAGATTCTGGAGTGAAACTGTTGTCTGTGGCTCTGAGGCATCCTGACTGTAAAATACAGAAACTAGG GCTGAGAGATATTGGTCTCACAGATTTTTGCACCAACTATCTCATCTCTGCACTCAGTACAAACCAATCATTGACTAATCTGGACTTGGGGAAAAACTCCTTAACAGACCAATCGGTGCCCGGTCTCTGCTACCTGACACGGATGCTCCCGAGTCTGACATGGATCGG GCTGTGGGAGAATAAATTCAGTCAAGGTGGAGAGAATCAGCTGAAGTCTCTGCAGGGAACCAGACCTGGACTGAGTGTGTCTTTGTGA
- the LOC129716375 gene encoding NACHT, LRR and PYD domains-containing protein 3-like isoform X1, translated as MAESADGGGNAVTSTSNKDKGGELTLMQEVCKRNLPVGSAKEDDQDTGITTSKQARIEGSDPMEYDPAAGTKEQSLTRDTGTGLSVVIPHVRGTLSQEPSTLDQGTDPKSTNSEFLTQWDDYQKRLQQVIEEGVERLGFMLRQEARFIGQEREEITELAEKGNQTTHSTALFLSPVMEKDSQSRMVMGESFVKMRNELAKLDKMLKEIQELDPDPRELMDIAPGLCDASSQLKDVLQKHKEFLRVETKTLRVNTLLKKGNANDFQLVDRYVELTIISTVRDWGVVEHELLARGREHEKWREKHLQGELEKIRTDQLVQSSFSQNKLKTGNSTVVTGVAGIGKTTMVQKIVYDWATEKIYQHFQFVFIFKFRDLNSISCRINLNKLILDQYPYFRNLLEEVWKKPERLLFIFDGLDEFKGRIDFADNQRDTVETQHICTDPEWRCEVSDIVYGLIQHKLLTGCSVLVTTRPTTLHSLEKAEIGVWAEILGFVGKERKEYFNKFFEDQLVAATVFKHVVKNEILHTMSYNPSYCCILGLVLGPFFAQRHGDLLQFPKTITELYSHYIYNILKNHGCENESPREVLLRIGQMAFTGVSEKNIVFTDGDLIKYDLQPSQFLSGFPMELLEREDSARSGAYTFPHLTIQEFVAALAQFLTPDPGDIVKILTEAHSKEDGRFEVFLRFVAGLSSPGSSRRLEEFLGPFPHQTTVQVIDWVKEEVKKQIGNAWSQTGKRSFLNTLPFLFECQNSSLAQDTLGSIQTLSLIGIRLTLIDCAVLSRAIGLCDTIKHLNLWGCHIQCEGLQQLGPGLHKCQDLRLENNALGDSGVKLLSVALRHPDCKIQKLGLRDIGLTDFCTNYLISALSTNQSLTNLDLGKNSLTDQSVPGLCYLTRMLPSLTWIGLWENKFSQGGENQLKSLQGTRPGLSVSL; from the exons ATGGCTGAGAGTGCAGACGGCGGAGGGAATGCAGTGACCTCAACGTCAAACAAAGACAAAG GTGGGGAATTAACTCTGATGCAGGAAGTTTGCAAGCGAAATTTGCCAGTCGGCTCAGCAAAGGAAGATGATCAGGACACTGGTATCACAACATCAAAACAGGCTCGGATTGAAGGCAGCGATCCCATGGAATATGATCCGGCCGCGGGTACCAAGGAACAAAGTCTGACCAGAGACACTGGAACTGGCCTAAGTGTGGTGATTCCTCACGTCAGAGGTACATTAAGTCAGGAACCATCAACTCTTGACCAAGGAACCG ATCCAAAGTCTACAAACTCTGAGTTCTTGACACAGTGGGACGATTATCAGAAGAGACTGCAGCAGGTCATTGAAGAAGGGGTTGAAAGACTCGGCTTCATGTTGAGACAGGAGGCACGTTTCATTGGACAAGAACGTGAG GAAATCACAGAACTTGCTGAGAAGGGAAACCAGACGACACACAGTACTGCTCTCTTCCTTAGTCCGGTGATGGAGAAAGACTCCCAGTCTCGGATGGTGATGGGGGAATCCTTTGTGAAAATGCGTAATGAATTGGCAAAATTGGACAAAATGCTGAAAGAAATCCAGGAGCTTG ATCCTGATCCACGTGAATTAATGGACATCGCCCCAGGTTTATGTGATGCATCCTCGCAATTGAAAG ATGTTCTGCAAAAACACAAGGAGTTTCTGCGGGTAGAGACCAAAACACTGAGAGTGAACACGCTCCTCAAGAAAGGGAATGCTAATGATTTCCAGCTGGTTGATCGATACGTTGAGCTCACGATCATTTCTACTGTTCGAGATTGGGGAGTGGTGGAACATGAGCTGCTGGCAAGAGGCCGAGAACATGaaaagtggagagagaaacaccTCCAGGGAGAGCTGGAAAAAATCCGGACTGATCAATTGGTCCAGAGCAGCTTCTCTCAGAACAAATTAAAAACTGGGAACTCGACAGTGGTGACTGGAGTTGCGGGGATTGGTAAAACAACAATGGTGCAAAAGATTGTTTATGACTGGGCCACAGAGAAAATATACCAACACTTTCAGTTTGTCTTCATTTTCAAATTCAGAGATTTAAATTCCATTAGCTGTCGAATAAACCTGAACAAACTGATTCTGGATCAATATCCTTACTTTAGGAATCTCCTGGAAGAGGTCTGGAAGAAGCCAGAGAGACTGCTGTTTATATTTGATGGTTTGGATGAATTTAAGGGCAGAATCGATTTTGCTGACAACCAGAGAGACACAGTAGAAACTCAGCACATATGCACAGATCCTGAGTGGCGGTGTGAAGTGTCTGACATTGTGTATGGTTTAATCCAGCACAAGCTCCTCACAGGCTGTTCAGTGCTAGTGACCACCCGCCCCACTACGTTACATTCATTGGAAAAGGCGGAGATCGGTGTCTGGGCTGAAATCCTGGGATTTGTTGGAAAGGAACGAAAGGAATATTTCAACAAGTTTTTTGAAGATCAGTTGGTGGCAGCAACTGTTTTCAAACACGTGGTGAAGAACGAGATTCTGCACACCATGAGCTACAACCCCTCATACTGTTGCATCCTTGGCCTTGTACTGGGCCCCTTCTTCGCGCAAAGACACGGGGACCTGCTGCAATTTCCCAAGACCATCACCGAACTATATTCCCACTACATTTACAACATCCTGAAAAACCACGGTTGTGAAAATGAGAGCCCCCGCGAGGTGCTACTGAGGATTGGTCAGATGGCCTTCACAGGAGTGTCCGAGAAGAACATTGTGTTCACAGATGGAGATTTGATCAAGTACGATCTCCAGCCTTCCCAGTTCCTCTCCGGTTTCCCGATGGAActtttggagagagaggattcTGCCCGGAGTGGGGCATACACATTTCCTCACCTCACTATCCAAGAGTTTGTAGCTGCACTTGCACAATTCCTGACTCCAGATCCTGGAGATATCGTGAAAATCCTCACTGAAGCCCATAGCAAGGAAGATGGGCGATTTGAGGTATTTCTCCGTTTTGTTGCTGGTCTCTCCTCACCAGGGTCATCTCGGCGACTGGAGGAGTTTCTGGGCCCATTTCCTCATCAAACTACAGTCCAAGTGATTGACTGGGTGAAGGAGGAGGTTAAAAAGCAGATTGGAAATGCATGGAGTCAAACTGGTAAAAGGAGTTTCCTAAATACATTGCCCTTCCTTTTTGAGTGTCAAAATAGTAGCCTTGCGCAGGACACACTGGGATCCATTCAAACACTGTCATTAATTGGAATACGACTAACCCTGATTGACTGCGCCGTGCTGTCTCGTGCGATTGGCCTCTGTGACACAATAAAACATCTCAATTTGTGGGGCTGCCACATTCAGTGTGAAGGACTCCAGCAACTGGGACCCGGGCTGCACAAATGTCAGGATTTGAG ACTGGAGAACAATGCATTGGGAGATTCTGGAGTGAAACTGTTGTCTGTGGCTCTGAGGCATCCTGACTGTAAAATACAGAAACTAGG GCTGAGAGATATTGGTCTCACAGATTTTTGCACCAACTATCTCATCTCTGCACTCAGTACAAACCAATCATTGACTAATCTGGACTTGGGGAAAAACTCCTTAACAGACCAATCGGTGCCCGGTCTCTGCTACCTGACACGGATGCTCCCGAGTCTGACATGGATCGG GCTGTGGGAGAATAAATTCAGTCAAGGTGGAGAGAATCAGCTGAAGTCTCTGCAGGGAACCAGACCTGGACTGAGTGTGTCTTTGTGA
- the LOC129716375 gene encoding NACHT, LRR and PYD domains-containing protein 3-like isoform X3 produces MAESADGGGNAVTSTSNKDKGGELTLMQEVCKRNLPVGSAKEDDQDTGITTSKQARIEGSDPMEYDPAAGTKEQSLTRDTGTGLSVVIPHVRGTLSQEPSTLDQGTDPKSTNSEFLTQWDDYQKRLQQVIEEGVERLGFMLRQEARFIGQEREEITELAEKGNQTTHSTALFLSPVMEKDSQSRMVMGESFVKMRNELAKLDKMLKEIQELDPDPRELMDIAPGLCDASSQLKDVLQKHKEFLRVETKTLRVNTLLKKGNANDFQLVDRYVELTIISTVRDWGVVEHELLARGREHEKWREKHLQGELEKIRTDQLVQSSFSQNKLKTGNSTVVTGVAGIGKTTMVQKIVYDWATEKIYQHFQFVFIFKFRDLNSISCRINLNKLILDQYPYFRNLLEEVWKKPERLLFIFDGLDEFKGRIDFADNQRDTVETQHICTDPEWRCEVSDIVYGLIQHKLLTGCSVLVTTRPTTLHSLEKAEIGVWAEILGFVGKERKEYFNKFFEDQLVAATVFKHVVKNEILHTMSYNPSYCCILGLVLGPFFAQRHGDLLQFPKTITELYSHYIYNILKNHGCENESPREVLLRIGQMAFTGVSEKNIVFTDGDLIKYDLQPSQFLSGFPMELLEREDSARSGAYTFPHLTIQEFVAALAQFLTPDPGDIVKILTEAHSKEDGRFEVFLRFVAGLSSPGSSRRLEEFLGPFPHQTTVQVIDWVKEEVKKQIGNAWSQTGKRSFLNTLPFLFECQNSSLAQDTLGSIQTLSLIGIRLTLIDCAVLSRAIGLCDTIKHLNLWGCHIQCEGLQQLGPGLHKCQDLRLRDIGLTDFCTNYLISALSTNQSLTNLDLGKNSLTDQSVPGLCYLTRMLPSLTWIGLWENKFSQGGENQLKSLQGTRPGLSVSL; encoded by the exons ATGGCTGAGAGTGCAGACGGCGGAGGGAATGCAGTGACCTCAACGTCAAACAAAGACAAAG GTGGGGAATTAACTCTGATGCAGGAAGTTTGCAAGCGAAATTTGCCAGTCGGCTCAGCAAAGGAAGATGATCAGGACACTGGTATCACAACATCAAAACAGGCTCGGATTGAAGGCAGCGATCCCATGGAATATGATCCGGCCGCGGGTACCAAGGAACAAAGTCTGACCAGAGACACTGGAACTGGCCTAAGTGTGGTGATTCCTCACGTCAGAGGTACATTAAGTCAGGAACCATCAACTCTTGACCAAGGAACCG ATCCAAAGTCTACAAACTCTGAGTTCTTGACACAGTGGGACGATTATCAGAAGAGACTGCAGCAGGTCATTGAAGAAGGGGTTGAAAGACTCGGCTTCATGTTGAGACAGGAGGCACGTTTCATTGGACAAGAACGTGAG GAAATCACAGAACTTGCTGAGAAGGGAAACCAGACGACACACAGTACTGCTCTCTTCCTTAGTCCGGTGATGGAGAAAGACTCCCAGTCTCGGATGGTGATGGGGGAATCCTTTGTGAAAATGCGTAATGAATTGGCAAAATTGGACAAAATGCTGAAAGAAATCCAGGAGCTTG ATCCTGATCCACGTGAATTAATGGACATCGCCCCAGGTTTATGTGATGCATCCTCGCAATTGAAAG ATGTTCTGCAAAAACACAAGGAGTTTCTGCGGGTAGAGACCAAAACACTGAGAGTGAACACGCTCCTCAAGAAAGGGAATGCTAATGATTTCCAGCTGGTTGATCGATACGTTGAGCTCACGATCATTTCTACTGTTCGAGATTGGGGAGTGGTGGAACATGAGCTGCTGGCAAGAGGCCGAGAACATGaaaagtggagagagaaacaccTCCAGGGAGAGCTGGAAAAAATCCGGACTGATCAATTGGTCCAGAGCAGCTTCTCTCAGAACAAATTAAAAACTGGGAACTCGACAGTGGTGACTGGAGTTGCGGGGATTGGTAAAACAACAATGGTGCAAAAGATTGTTTATGACTGGGCCACAGAGAAAATATACCAACACTTTCAGTTTGTCTTCATTTTCAAATTCAGAGATTTAAATTCCATTAGCTGTCGAATAAACCTGAACAAACTGATTCTGGATCAATATCCTTACTTTAGGAATCTCCTGGAAGAGGTCTGGAAGAAGCCAGAGAGACTGCTGTTTATATTTGATGGTTTGGATGAATTTAAGGGCAGAATCGATTTTGCTGACAACCAGAGAGACACAGTAGAAACTCAGCACATATGCACAGATCCTGAGTGGCGGTGTGAAGTGTCTGACATTGTGTATGGTTTAATCCAGCACAAGCTCCTCACAGGCTGTTCAGTGCTAGTGACCACCCGCCCCACTACGTTACATTCATTGGAAAAGGCGGAGATCGGTGTCTGGGCTGAAATCCTGGGATTTGTTGGAAAGGAACGAAAGGAATATTTCAACAAGTTTTTTGAAGATCAGTTGGTGGCAGCAACTGTTTTCAAACACGTGGTGAAGAACGAGATTCTGCACACCATGAGCTACAACCCCTCATACTGTTGCATCCTTGGCCTTGTACTGGGCCCCTTCTTCGCGCAAAGACACGGGGACCTGCTGCAATTTCCCAAGACCATCACCGAACTATATTCCCACTACATTTACAACATCCTGAAAAACCACGGTTGTGAAAATGAGAGCCCCCGCGAGGTGCTACTGAGGATTGGTCAGATGGCCTTCACAGGAGTGTCCGAGAAGAACATTGTGTTCACAGATGGAGATTTGATCAAGTACGATCTCCAGCCTTCCCAGTTCCTCTCCGGTTTCCCGATGGAActtttggagagagaggattcTGCCCGGAGTGGGGCATACACATTTCCTCACCTCACTATCCAAGAGTTTGTAGCTGCACTTGCACAATTCCTGACTCCAGATCCTGGAGATATCGTGAAAATCCTCACTGAAGCCCATAGCAAGGAAGATGGGCGATTTGAGGTATTTCTCCGTTTTGTTGCTGGTCTCTCCTCACCAGGGTCATCTCGGCGACTGGAGGAGTTTCTGGGCCCATTTCCTCATCAAACTACAGTCCAAGTGATTGACTGGGTGAAGGAGGAGGTTAAAAAGCAGATTGGAAATGCATGGAGTCAAACTGGTAAAAGGAGTTTCCTAAATACATTGCCCTTCCTTTTTGAGTGTCAAAATAGTAGCCTTGCGCAGGACACACTGGGATCCATTCAAACACTGTCATTAATTGGAATACGACTAACCCTGATTGACTGCGCCGTGCTGTCTCGTGCGATTGGCCTCTGTGACACAATAAAACATCTCAATTTGTGGGGCTGCCACATTCAGTGTGAAGGACTCCAGCAACTGGGACCCGGGCTGCACAAATGTCAGGATTTGAG GCTGAGAGATATTGGTCTCACAGATTTTTGCACCAACTATCTCATCTCTGCACTCAGTACAAACCAATCATTGACTAATCTGGACTTGGGGAAAAACTCCTTAACAGACCAATCGGTGCCCGGTCTCTGCTACCTGACACGGATGCTCCCGAGTCTGACATGGATCGG GCTGTGGGAGAATAAATTCAGTCAAGGTGGAGAGAATCAGCTGAAGTCTCTGCAGGGAACCAGACCTGGACTGAGTGTGTCTTTGTGA